Proteins encoded together in one Branchiostoma floridae strain S238N-H82 chromosome 18, Bfl_VNyyK, whole genome shotgun sequence window:
- the LOC118405982 gene encoding NXPE family member 3-like yields the protein MVSKLRLIQPPVQPCLLNQSLFFDQTTYPTYTEVVVLNRDHLYRKGDVLTVKVVARDKEGRPKTYGGDFFRARLVSSDRSLQASSAGHVTDHCNGTYTVQFPLYWVGNVSIKFQLVLPSEGSEGSTETATNFRTGDSSTADWRTSPSPSQNLHSNASALTTPSLPPHRQCDFSKLEANGTWICEKPEKLPCSAITKCQWYFKGITRVLGFVSEAEKKLFKKPYLETELEVDPKEPIRVLETELPTPEHLPACSGNARESGASLGHWSGKVWKSAVCNVRVFTKEEIRQCLANKTVYMQGDSTIRQWSQRLQKVVPLKKDKRAKDSKVLQVGYNSQWNISVRYRFHHLPIQTKTWHNFYGYHYTVDELDATQGGPNMVIVLSLWAHFTAEPLDMFRSRLYAIRSAIHRLLRRSPGTRVFVRTGTTREHKKGKLEYYLLSSDWLAYQITEVIREIFREDPDVVVLDTWDMSVCQPGKDHVHPDQTMVDNLLNRLFSHICPN from the exons ATGGTGTCCAAACTTCGCCTCATCCAGCCACCAGTTCAACCATGCCTCCTCAACCAGTCTCTCTTCTTCGACCAGACCACGTACCCAACCTACACGGAGGTTGTCGTCTTAAACAGGGACCACCTGTATCGCAAAGGAGACGTCCTTACCGTCAAGGTGGTAGCAAGAGATAAAGAAGGAAGGCCGAAGACGTACGGAGGAGACTTTTTCCGTGCCAGACTGGTCAGCAGTGACCGTTCGCTACAGGCCAGTAGTGCCGGTCACGTCACTGACCACTGTAACGGTACCTACACCGTGCAGTTCCCGCTCTACTGGGTAGGGAACGTTTCG ATAAAGTTCCAGCTTGTCCTTCCAAGCGAGGGCAGTGAAGGTTCTACAGAGACTGCGACAAATTTCCGAACAGGAGATTCTTCTACTGCAGATTGGAGGACAAGTCCAAGTCCAAGTCAAAATCTACACAGCAATGCTTCAGCTCTAACAACCCCCAGCCTACCACCCCACCGACAGTGCGATTTCTCCAAACTAGAGGCAAACGGAACCTGGATTTGTGAGAAACCGGAGAAACTACCGTGTTCCGCCATCACAAAGTGCCAATGGTACTTTAAGGGCATAACAAGGGTACTGGGCTTCGTGTCTGAAGCGGAAaagaaacttttcaaaaa GCCATATCTTGAGACGGAACTTGAAGTAGACCCCAAGGAGCCCATACGAGTCCTTGAGACAGAACTGCCCACACCAGAACACCTTCCAGCGTGTAGCGGGAACGCGCGTGAGTCCGGAGCTTCGCTGGGACATTGGTCAGGCAAGGTGTGGAAGTCAGCGGTCTGTAATGTCCGAGTCTTCACTAAGGAGGAGATCCGGCAATGCCTGGCTAACAAGACCGTGTACATGCAAG GTGACTCTACCATTAGACAATGGAGTCAGCGTTTGCAGAAGGTAGTGCCGCTGAAAAAGGATAAAAGAGCCAAGGATTCAAAAG TTTTGCAAGTAGGATACAACAGCCAGTGGAACATCTCTGTTCGCTATCGTTTCCATCACCTTCCAATACAAACGAAAACTTGGCACAATTTTTATGGCTACCATTACACTGTTGATGAGCTAGACGCCACCCAAGGAGGCCCGAATATGGTAATTGTCCTAAGTCTGTGGGCTCACTTTACTGCTGAGCCGTTGGACATGTTTCGGTCTCGTCTGTACGCCATACGGAGCGCCATACATCGTCTCCTGCGCAGGAGTCCCGGCACGCGAGTTTTTGTGAGAACTGGAACAACGCGAGAACACAAGAAGGGAAAGTTGGAGTACTATTTGCTAAGTAGCGACTGGCTAGCTTACCAGATCACGGAGGTGATACGAGAAATATTCCGGGAGGATCCAGACGTGGTTGTGTTGGACACGTGGGACATGAGTGTTTGTCAACCGGGAAAAGATCACGTTCACCcagatcaaacaatggtggacAATCTACTTAACAGGCTGTTTTCCCATATATGTCCAAACTAA